A genome region from Nocardia sp. NBC_00565 includes the following:
- a CDS encoding DUF4129 domain-containing protein has product MARAGAPISRVVVLITLLACAAIALRGHIPGTDEFGDHRSVPSAISVALMPVLLTVSVVILIAGVIASQHRLPLAMPEVDRDSERKHGLLGRTGLLVLAALAVVSLIIAAASAIFFVGFGREGEPVPSSVPRDGSGRTPEEVVTTAATPDTTSVHLSGTALLLAGIAAVVLVGAALIGLIVVAMAGQRKPRVVPVPVPPAAPTVAGSLARAAEMGLAAMNVPGQDPREAIIASYVAMERGLSFDRAAAPLASDTPMEVLARAFERGALHDASARELVALFEEARFSPHSMLEWQRMRAEQLLRIVLADLQGAMV; this is encoded by the coding sequence GTGGCCAGGGCGGGAGCGCCGATATCGCGCGTGGTCGTACTGATCACGCTGCTGGCGTGTGCCGCGATCGCGCTGCGCGGCCACATTCCGGGCACCGATGAATTCGGCGACCACCGCTCGGTGCCATCCGCGATCTCGGTCGCGCTGATGCCGGTGCTGCTCACGGTGTCGGTCGTTATTCTGATCGCCGGTGTGATCGCCAGCCAGCACCGGCTCCCACTGGCCATGCCGGAGGTGGATCGTGATTCCGAGCGCAAGCACGGACTGCTCGGCCGGACGGGTCTGCTCGTACTGGCCGCGCTCGCGGTCGTCTCGCTCATTATCGCGGCGGCCTCGGCCATCTTCTTCGTCGGCTTCGGTCGCGAGGGTGAGCCGGTGCCGTCGTCGGTGCCGCGGGACGGGTCCGGCCGCACCCCGGAGGAAGTCGTCACCACTGCGGCGACCCCCGACACCACATCCGTCCATCTCAGCGGTACGGCGCTGCTGCTGGCCGGCATTGCCGCCGTGGTCCTGGTCGGTGCGGCGCTGATCGGGCTGATCGTGGTCGCGATGGCCGGTCAGCGTAAGCCGCGCGTGGTGCCGGTGCCGGTGCCCCCGGCCGCGCCGACCGTGGCCGGTTCCCTGGCCCGAGCGGCCGAAATGGGCCTGGCCGCCATGAATGTGCCCGGCCAGGATCCGCGCGAGGCCATCATCGCCAGCTATGTCGCGATGGAACGCGGCCTGTCCTTCGATCGCGCGGCCGCGCCGCTGGCCTCGGATACCCCGATGGAAGTGCTGGCCAGAGCCTTCGAGCGCGGCGCCCTGCACGACGCGTCGGCCAGGGAATTGGTCGCGCTGTTCGAAGAGGCCAGGTTCAGCCCGCATTCGATGCTGGAGTGGCAGCGGATGCGGGCCGAACAGCTGCTGCGTATCGTTTTGGCGGATCTGCAAGGGGCGATGGTATGA
- the zapE gene encoding cell division protein ZapE, with the protein MELRDIVVRAETGVRSPALILDADQIRARARLLELLDRHGRPRKHHRGVYLHGRPGRGKTMLMNDFFAGIASNRKRRFHFHDFFARLHTAAHESGSIDKAIDGLLGNAELVCFDEFHVHDIGDAMLIARMLDVLFAHRIVLVVTSNYPPRRLLPNPLFHDRFLPTIARIIAQLDLVSVDGPLDYRTRGGSTTGFAAGRYLAATGRDRSGTPTGIDIPVGTRKIRARAVDDSVIVIDFTALCGTATAASDYVDLAQRFRQWTLCDVVPLRDVPPDWAMRFVNLIDVLYDADLELTIEARTPLSDLVADVREVPDIARTASRLGELHQGALR; encoded by the coding sequence ATGGAGCTCAGGGATATCGTTGTTCGCGCGGAGACCGGCGTGCGCTCACCTGCGCTGATTTTGGATGCCGATCAGATCCGGGCTCGGGCTCGGCTGCTCGAACTCCTCGACCGGCATGGGCGGCCGAGGAAACATCATCGCGGCGTCTACCTGCACGGCAGGCCCGGCCGCGGGAAAACGATGCTGATGAACGACTTCTTCGCAGGCATCGCGTCGAACCGCAAACGCCGCTTCCACTTCCACGACTTCTTCGCCCGATTGCACACCGCCGCACACGAATCGGGATCCATCGACAAGGCCATCGACGGTCTGCTCGGCAATGCCGAACTGGTCTGCTTCGACGAATTCCACGTGCACGATATCGGCGACGCGATGTTGATCGCCCGCATGCTCGACGTGCTCTTCGCACACCGCATCGTGTTGGTGGTGACCTCGAACTACCCGCCGCGGCGGCTACTGCCCAACCCGCTGTTCCACGACCGCTTCCTGCCGACCATCGCGCGCATCATCGCGCAACTGGACCTCGTCTCGGTCGATGGTCCGCTCGACTATCGCACCCGCGGCGGCTCGACGACCGGCTTCGCGGCCGGACGCTACCTGGCCGCAACCGGCCGCGACCGAAGCGGAACGCCAACCGGTATCGATATTCCGGTCGGCACCCGCAAAATCCGCGCCCGCGCCGTCGACGATTCCGTGATCGTCATCGATTTCACCGCCCTGTGCGGTACCGCCACCGCCGCCTCGGACTACGTCGACCTCGCACAACGCTTTCGACAGTGGACCTTGTGCGATGTCGTGCCCTTGCGAGACGTCCCGCCCGACTGGGCCATGCGCTTCGTGAACCTGATCGACGTGCTCTACGACGCGGATCTCGAGCTCACGATCGAGGCCAGGACACCACTGTCGGACCTGGTCGCCGACGTCCGCGAGGTCCCTGACATCGCACGGACCGCAAGCCGCCTCGGCGAGCTCCACCAAGGCGCGCTCCGATAG
- a CDS encoding TetR/AcrR family transcriptional regulator: MSTTDRRTALADAAIDLIATRGIRALTHRALDTALDLPAGSASYYFRTKRALIEAITDRITTRSRDDFTAAQLTLSIPTDPYGIAHAIASWLDRLLAERRNHLIVRHALIIELIGDPELHHRLTHSLFSIERARDLFRALNFPDPDVAAADFIAVVEGAVFDRFAGARTHVPAGTPGSVDQLATLLSRYLAQPRSL; encoded by the coding sequence ATGTCCACAACCGACCGGCGCACCGCACTCGCCGACGCGGCCATCGATCTGATCGCGACCCGGGGCATACGAGCGCTCACCCACCGCGCCCTCGATACCGCGCTCGACCTGCCCGCCGGGTCGGCGTCCTATTACTTCCGCACCAAACGCGCGCTCATCGAAGCCATCACGGACCGAATCACCACCCGCTCCCGCGACGACTTCACCGCCGCCCAATTGACGCTATCGATCCCCACCGACCCCTACGGCATCGCACACGCCATCGCGAGCTGGCTCGACCGACTGCTCGCCGAGCGCCGCAACCACCTGATCGTCCGGCACGCACTCATCATCGAGCTGATCGGCGATCCAGAGCTGCACCACCGACTGACGCACAGCCTGTTCTCGATCGAGCGCGCACGAGACCTCTTCCGCGCCTTGAACTTCCCGGACCCCGACGTGGCCGCCGCCGACTTCATCGCAGTGGTCGAGGGTGCTGTCTTCGACCGGTTCGCGGGCGCTCGCACGCACGTTCCGGCGGGCACTCCCGGCAGCGTCGATCAACTCGCCACGCTGCTGTCCCGCTACCTGGCCCAGCCTCGTTCGCTGTAG
- a CDS encoding NUDIX hydrolase: MTDRHIVDVHILLVRGGDVLLSKRRSDDEFDGLWHLPAGKVELGESATAAAVREAGEEVGVVIDPADLRLVHTAHVVGSGREARLGLFFHASRWGGEPVNREPDKSYELQWFSLDGLPEDSLIRYSAAGIDAYSTGLTYSERGWAR; encoded by the coding sequence ATGACCGACCGGCATATTGTCGATGTGCACATTCTGCTTGTTCGGGGTGGTGACGTGTTGCTCAGTAAGCGGCGTAGTGACGATGAGTTCGATGGGCTGTGGCATCTGCCTGCGGGGAAGGTGGAGTTGGGGGAGTCCGCGACTGCTGCCGCGGTTCGGGAGGCGGGGGAGGAGGTCGGGGTGGTCATTGATCCAGCGGATTTGCGTCTCGTGCACACGGCGCATGTGGTCGGCTCTGGGCGTGAAGCCAGGCTCGGGCTGTTCTTTCATGCGTCGCGATGGGGCGGTGAGCCGGTGAATCGTGAGCCGGATAAGAGCTATGAGCTGCAATGGTTTTCGCTGGATGGGCTGCCGGAAGACTCGCTCATTCGGTATTCGGCGGCCGGAATCGATGCCTACTCGACCGGTCTCACCTACAGCGAACGAGGCTGGGCCAGGTAG
- a CDS encoding lipid-transfer protein: MSDTISGRAAIVGIGATDFSKDSGRSELRLAAEAVTAALADAGLTPDDVDGLTTFTMDTNTQAAVARAVGIPQLKFFSHIGYGGGAACATIQQAAMAVATGVADVVVAYRAFNERSVSRFGQFSTALATAPTSSGIDAGWSYPQGLGTPAAQVAMVARRYMHVYGATSADFGRVAVADRKHAAVNPAAFFYGKPITLAEHQNSRWIAEPLHLLDCCQESDGGVAIVVTSVERARDLPQRPAVIAAAAQGSGADQYVMTSYYRDALTGLPEMGLVGEQLWAQSGLRPDDMQAAILYDHFTPFVLMQLEELGFCGRGEAKDFIADGAIEIGGRLPLNTHGGQLGEAYIHGMNGIAEAVRQIRGTSVNPVENLENILVTAGTGVPTSGLVLSAN; encoded by the coding sequence ATGAGTGACACGATCTCCGGTCGGGCCGCCATCGTCGGCATCGGCGCCACCGACTTTTCCAAGGACTCCGGCCGCAGCGAACTGCGGCTGGCCGCCGAGGCCGTCACCGCGGCGCTCGCCGACGCGGGTCTGACGCCCGACGATGTCGACGGTTTGACGACCTTCACCATGGATACCAATACCCAGGCCGCGGTCGCCCGCGCCGTCGGCATCCCGCAGCTGAAGTTCTTCAGCCACATCGGATATGGCGGCGGTGCGGCGTGCGCCACCATTCAGCAGGCCGCCATGGCGGTCGCTACCGGCGTCGCCGATGTGGTCGTCGCCTATCGGGCCTTCAACGAGCGTTCGGTGTCACGTTTCGGTCAGTTCTCCACCGCGCTGGCCACCGCGCCGACCTCCTCGGGCATCGACGCGGGGTGGTCCTACCCGCAGGGCCTCGGCACGCCGGCGGCCCAGGTGGCCATGGTCGCGCGCCGCTATATGCACGTCTACGGTGCGACCAGCGCCGACTTCGGGCGGGTCGCCGTCGCCGATCGCAAACACGCCGCGGTGAATCCGGCCGCCTTCTTCTACGGCAAGCCGATCACCCTGGCGGAGCACCAGAATTCGCGCTGGATCGCCGAACCGCTGCATCTGCTGGACTGCTGCCAGGAGTCCGATGGTGGTGTCGCGATCGTGGTCACCAGCGTCGAACGCGCCCGTGATCTGCCGCAGCGGCCGGCCGTCATCGCCGCCGCCGCACAGGGTTCCGGTGCCGATCAGTATGTGATGACGAGCTACTACCGCGACGCTCTGACCGGTCTCCCGGAAATGGGCCTGGTCGGCGAGCAACTGTGGGCCCAAAGCGGTTTGCGCCCTGACGATATGCAGGCCGCCATCCTCTACGACCACTTCACCCCGTTCGTGCTGATGCAACTGGAGGAGCTGGGTTTCTGCGGTCGCGGCGAGGCCAAGGATTTCATCGCCGACGGCGCCATCGAGATCGGCGGTCGCCTGCCACTCAATACCCACGGCGGCCAACTAGGCGAGGCCTACATCCACGGCATGAACGGAATCGCCGAGGCCGTGCGCCAGATCCGCGGCACCTCGGTCAATCCTGTCGAGAACCTGGAGAACATCCTGGTCACCGCAGGCACCGGCGTTCCGACATCCGGATTGGTGCTCAGCGCCAATTGA
- a CDS encoding MaoC family dehydratase, with protein MTYVEPMTVRVGTVLPELVINADPTFVISTALATRDFQDVHHDRDKAVARGSKDIFVNILTDTGLVQRFVTDWAGPRAIVKSVALRLGVPLYAGDTLTLSGTVSAVEGDDIHIDVVGRDSLGAHITAKAVIALLRSATEGRSATEGGHDE; from the coding sequence ATGACCTACGTCGAACCGATGACCGTGCGGGTGGGCACCGTGCTGCCCGAACTGGTCATCAACGCCGATCCGACCTTCGTGATCAGTACGGCCCTGGCCACCAGGGACTTTCAGGATGTGCACCACGACAGGGACAAGGCCGTGGCCCGTGGTTCCAAGGACATCTTCGTCAATATCCTCACCGATACCGGACTGGTGCAGCGCTTCGTCACCGACTGGGCCGGGCCGCGCGCCATCGTGAAATCGGTCGCGCTGCGCCTGGGTGTGCCGCTGTATGCCGGTGACACTCTCACGCTGTCCGGGACCGTATCCGCGGTCGAGGGCGATGACATCCATATCGATGTGGTCGGCCGGGACAGCCTCGGTGCCCACATCACGGCGAAAGCCGTTATCGCCCTGCTTAGATCAGCAACAGAGGGTAGATCAGCAACAGAGGGAGGCCATGATGAGTGA
- a CDS encoding bifunctional MaoC family dehydratase N-terminal/OB-fold nucleic acid binding domain-containing protein, translating to MTPEAITAAAEKIIAAGDCAPRLGRDPVNQPMINNWVEALGDDNPIYVDEEAARAAGHYGTVAPPAMAQVWTMFGLNGSRPADDPMAQVTELLDSAGYTSVVATDCQQTYHRYVNVGEQIAVTSRLAEIRGPKKTALGEGWFVTFQTSWQVGDEVVAEMLFRLLKFAPGSVVSSDLQAVASGGAAPKAPVGERVKPLVSWDTEFFWAGTKVGELRIQKLPDGTLRHPPIPAIWQDKSEQTDYVVASGRGEVFSYVVHHAPKVPGRQLPFVVALVELEEGVRMLGELRGIDPADVKVGLPVRVEFEQLDDEAVLPVWRVIA from the coding sequence ATGACGCCGGAAGCGATTACCGCCGCAGCCGAGAAGATCATCGCGGCGGGCGATTGCGCGCCACGCCTCGGGCGTGACCCGGTGAACCAGCCGATGATCAACAACTGGGTGGAGGCGCTCGGGGACGACAACCCGATCTACGTCGACGAGGAAGCCGCGCGCGCCGCCGGACATTACGGCACCGTGGCCCCGCCGGCCATGGCGCAGGTGTGGACCATGTTCGGGCTCAACGGTTCTCGTCCGGCCGATGATCCGATGGCGCAGGTGACCGAGCTGCTCGACAGCGCGGGCTATACCTCCGTGGTCGCCACCGACTGTCAGCAGACCTACCACCGGTACGTGAATGTCGGTGAGCAGATCGCGGTGACCAGCAGGCTCGCCGAGATCCGCGGGCCGAAGAAGACGGCGCTCGGCGAAGGCTGGTTCGTCACGTTCCAGACCAGCTGGCAGGTGGGCGATGAGGTCGTCGCCGAAATGCTGTTCCGGCTACTGAAGTTCGCACCGGGCAGTGTTGTTTCGAGCGACCTGCAAGCAGTCGCTAGCGGCGGCGCGGCTCCGAAAGCGCCTGTGGGCGAACGAGTCAAGCCGCTCGTCTCCTGGGATACCGAATTCTTCTGGGCGGGTACGAAAGTCGGCGAGTTGCGAATCCAGAAGTTGCCGGACGGCACGCTGCGGCATCCGCCGATTCCGGCTATCTGGCAGGACAAATCCGAGCAGACCGACTACGTCGTCGCGTCCGGGCGCGGTGAAGTGTTCAGTTACGTCGTGCATCACGCGCCGAAAGTGCCAGGGCGGCAGCTGCCGTTCGTCGTCGCGTTGGTCGAACTGGAGGAGGGCGTGCGCATGCTCGGTGAACTGCGCGGCATCGACCCGGCCGATGTGAAGGTCGGGCTGCCGGTGCGGGTGGAGTTCGAGCAGCTCGACGACGAGGCCGTGCTGCCGGTCTGGCGGGTGATCGCATGA
- a CDS encoding acyl-CoA dehydrogenase family protein, with protein sequence MFIDLTVEQRRLRDELRSYFADLVTPEEEAEMAVNRHGDAYRAVVRRMGADGWLGVGWPKEYGGQGFGPMEQQIFFNEAVRADVPLPLVTLLTVGPTLQSFGTEEQKAKFLPGILSGDIHFAIGYSEPEAGTDLAALRTSAVRDDAGDWIVNGQKIFTTGAHEADYVWLACRTGSVESRHRGITILIVDTKDPGYSWTPIITCDGAHHTNATYFDDVRVPANMLVGAENRGWKLITTQLNHERVSLGPSGKIEQLYDKVHDWAQPRGVLAEADVRRSLGRIHAMVRLNELLNWQVAATVDGDQATVIADASATKVYSTESLQEAGRLAEEIVGHYGDPADPATAELLIWLDRRTKQNLVVTFGGGVNEVMRELVASSGLKLPRVPR encoded by the coding sequence ATGTTCATCGACCTGACCGTGGAGCAGCGTCGGCTGCGCGATGAATTGCGCTCGTACTTCGCCGATCTCGTGACTCCCGAGGAGGAGGCCGAGATGGCGGTCAACCGCCACGGTGACGCCTACCGGGCGGTGGTGCGCCGGATGGGCGCGGATGGTTGGCTCGGGGTCGGCTGGCCGAAGGAATACGGCGGCCAGGGCTTCGGTCCGATGGAACAGCAGATCTTCTTCAATGAGGCGGTGCGCGCGGATGTTCCGCTGCCGCTGGTCACCTTGTTGACGGTCGGGCCGACGCTGCAGAGCTTCGGCACCGAGGAGCAGAAGGCGAAGTTCCTGCCCGGAATCCTGTCCGGTGATATCCATTTCGCGATCGGTTACTCCGAGCCGGAGGCGGGCACCGATCTCGCCGCGCTGCGCACGAGCGCGGTGCGCGACGATGCTGGCGACTGGATCGTCAACGGGCAGAAGATCTTCACCACCGGCGCGCACGAGGCGGATTACGTCTGGCTGGCGTGCCGCACCGGATCGGTCGAATCGCGCCACCGCGGTATCACGATCCTGATCGTGGACACCAAGGACCCCGGCTACTCCTGGACGCCGATCATCACCTGCGACGGTGCACACCACACCAACGCCACCTACTTCGACGACGTACGGGTGCCCGCGAACATGCTCGTGGGTGCGGAGAACCGGGGCTGGAAGCTGATCACCACCCAGCTCAACCACGAGCGGGTGAGCCTGGGCCCATCCGGCAAGATCGAGCAGCTCTACGACAAGGTGCACGACTGGGCGCAACCGCGCGGCGTACTCGCCGAAGCCGATGTGCGCCGCTCGCTCGGCCGTATCCACGCCATGGTCCGGCTCAACGAGCTGCTGAACTGGCAGGTCGCGGCGACCGTGGACGGGGACCAGGCCACCGTGATCGCCGATGCGTCGGCCACCAAGGTGTACTCCACCGAATCGCTGCAGGAGGCTGGTCGACTCGCCGAGGAGATCGTCGGGCACTATGGCGATCCGGCCGATCCGGCCACCGCGGAACTGCTCATCTGGCTGGACCGCCGGACCAAGCAGAACCTGGTGGTGACCTTCGGTGGCGGCGTCAATGAGGTGATGCGCGAACTGGTCGCCTCATCCGGGCTGAAATTGCCTCGGGTACCTCGATGA
- a CDS encoding acyl-CoA dehydrogenase family protein — MDFTRDEGQDAVAEVVVSLLEREPARDIELWPSLVETGLLSLALPERFGGDGMGLPEVSVMLTELATDAVAVPALPTLGFGLLPLLASLPDSVAERVYPEVAKGAVLTAALSEPANPFVVKPETIAVSDGDAVRITGHKVAVPYAEQARWLLIPTNSGIALVDSGAAGLTLTPSPVSGGIPECTVRLDRVEVPVEQLLSGGLGELHRLAVASIGATADGLLKGALVLTAEHLRTRRQFNRPLAEFQAVAQQIADVYVVSRTLHAAAVSASWALAQADSTPSHQERIDDDLDVLAYTVASELPAAMQKCHHLHGGLGVDVTHPMHRYFSQAKDIARWLGGASLRLDRLGARCSST, encoded by the coding sequence GTGGACTTCACCAGGGACGAGGGCCAAGACGCCGTCGCCGAGGTTGTTGTAAGTTTGCTGGAGCGTGAGCCGGCACGCGATATCGAGCTGTGGCCGAGTCTGGTCGAGACCGGACTGCTCTCGCTCGCGCTGCCGGAGCGGTTCGGCGGTGATGGCATGGGCCTGCCGGAAGTGTCGGTCATGTTGACCGAGCTGGCCACCGACGCGGTGGCGGTGCCCGCCCTGCCGACCCTCGGCTTCGGACTACTGCCGCTGTTGGCGTCGTTGCCGGACAGCGTCGCCGAGCGGGTCTATCCGGAGGTCGCCAAGGGGGCGGTGCTGACCGCGGCGCTGAGCGAGCCCGCGAACCCGTTCGTGGTCAAGCCCGAGACCATCGCGGTCTCCGACGGTGACGCCGTGCGCATCACCGGTCACAAGGTGGCCGTGCCGTATGCGGAGCAGGCGCGCTGGCTGTTGATCCCGACGAATTCCGGTATCGCGCTGGTGGATTCGGGGGCGGCGGGCCTTACCTTGACCCCGTCGCCGGTATCCGGCGGGATTCCCGAATGTACGGTGCGCCTCGACCGGGTCGAGGTTCCGGTCGAGCAGTTGTTGTCCGGCGGTCTCGGCGAACTGCACCGGCTGGCCGTCGCTTCGATCGGCGCGACCGCGGACGGACTCCTCAAGGGTGCGCTGGTGTTGACCGCCGAGCATCTGCGGACTCGTCGCCAGTTCAACCGGCCGCTCGCCGAATTCCAGGCCGTCGCACAGCAGATCGCCGACGTGTACGTCGTCTCGCGGACCCTGCATGCCGCCGCCGTTTCGGCGAGCTGGGCACTGGCACAGGCGGATTCGACGCCGTCGCATCAGGAGCGGATCGACGACGATCTCGATGTGCTCGCCTACACCGTGGCCTCGGAACTGCCCGCGGCCATGCAGAAATGCCATCACCTGCACGGTGGTCTCGGGGTCGATGTGACCCATCCGATGCACCGCTATTTCTCACAGGCCAAGGACATCGCCCGCTGGCTCGGCGGCGCATCCTTGCGACTCGATCGATTGGGGGCCAGATGTTCATCGACCTGA
- a CDS encoding acyl-CoA dehydrogenase, with the protein MTIATTDEHKAGQESMHGWAGSVRPIATMRDDPADFWRAYWPALADFGIFRVAVAEAAGGHGGSVADLAVLVEQAAHDLVGGPVLTTALANLVTAGALDEDMPCGVALDFVVGHGGTERSGTAAASGELSLTGVWESVLGAASGTSVLLPVRTPNGLRWCVIGPEAEGLRIEALAAADPSTPLARVHCAEVRVPADRVFESPHAVEDLLAVLVSAELAGVVGWCLETAVEYAKVREQFGRKIGSFQALKHICAWMLCRAELIRSVAADAAAAVDEGGAELPIAAAIAAAISLDAAVETAKDCIQVLGGIGFTWEHDAHFYLRRATALRQLLGGSAHWRARVTELTRAGQRRTTGADRVLASAAGATDPEAVAERNHGGARERRQSNTGGVDVDDSSANELATEVAAIAALPVDQQRNAMVEAGLVMPHWPAPYGRGANPMTGLVISEELRRAGLESPDLTIGGWAIPTLLQHGTQRQIDQFAWPTLRGEVIWCQLFSEPEAGSDLAALRTTAKKVDGGWVLRGQKVWTSLGDRANWAICLARTDPDVPKHRGISYFLVDMRSAGLEVRPLVQITGEARFSEVFLDDVFVPDDGVVGALNNGWKIARSTLSTERVAMGGNGIGPVLEELIAKLPATGPGAELLNDRLGGFVADAIAGLLLEQRAAVRMLAGGDPGAQSSVRKLVGVRHRQAVAEFAVETAGPTGAQDSAVVKEFLLTRCLSIAGGTEQILLTVAGERILGLPRDTNS; encoded by the coding sequence GTGACCATCGCCACCACTGACGAGCATAAAGCCGGTCAGGAGTCGATGCACGGATGGGCCGGATCGGTACGTCCAATTGCAACAATGCGGGACGACCCGGCCGACTTCTGGCGCGCCTATTGGCCCGCGCTGGCCGACTTCGGGATATTCCGGGTCGCCGTCGCCGAGGCGGCCGGTGGCCACGGCGGATCGGTCGCCGACCTCGCCGTGCTGGTCGAGCAGGCGGCGCACGACCTGGTCGGCGGGCCGGTGCTGACCACGGCATTGGCGAATCTGGTCACCGCGGGCGCCCTCGATGAGGACATGCCGTGCGGTGTGGCGCTCGACTTCGTTGTCGGGCACGGCGGCACTGAGCGTAGCGGCACAGCGGCGGCATCCGGTGAGTTGTCGCTCACGGGTGTCTGGGAGTCGGTGCTCGGCGCGGCGTCGGGAACCTCGGTGCTGCTGCCGGTGCGGACGCCGAATGGGTTGCGCTGGTGCGTGATCGGACCCGAGGCCGAAGGACTGCGCATCGAAGCGCTGGCCGCCGCCGACCCGAGTACGCCGCTGGCGCGCGTGCACTGTGCCGAGGTGCGGGTGCCCGCCGACCGGGTGTTCGAGTCGCCGCATGCCGTGGAAGACCTGCTCGCGGTGCTGGTTTCCGCTGAGCTGGCGGGTGTGGTCGGCTGGTGTCTGGAGACCGCGGTCGAATACGCCAAGGTGCGTGAGCAATTCGGCCGTAAGATCGGCTCCTTCCAAGCGCTCAAACATATTTGCGCCTGGATGCTGTGCCGGGCCGAGCTGATCCGCTCGGTCGCGGCCGATGCCGCCGCGGCTGTCGACGAGGGCGGGGCGGAGCTGCCGATCGCGGCCGCCATCGCCGCCGCGATTTCGCTGGACGCCGCGGTCGAGACCGCCAAGGACTGCATCCAGGTGCTCGGCGGTATCGGCTTCACCTGGGAGCACGACGCGCACTTCTACCTGCGCCGGGCCACCGCCCTGCGGCAACTGCTCGGCGGATCGGCGCACTGGCGGGCCAGGGTCACCGAGTTGACCCGCGCGGGGCAGCGCCGGACGACCGGTGCGGATCGCGTCTTGGCTTCCGCGGCGGGAGCGACGGACCCGGAAGCGGTAGCGGAGCGTAACCACGGAGGGGCCCGTGAGCGCCGCCAATCGAACACAGGCGGCGTCGATGTCGATGACAGCAGCGCGAACGAGCTGGCCACCGAGGTGGCCGCGATCGCGGCGTTGCCCGTCGACCAGCAGCGCAATGCCATGGTCGAGGCCGGACTCGTCATGCCGCACTGGCCCGCGCCGTACGGCCGTGGCGCGAATCCCATGACGGGCCTGGTGATTTCGGAAGAGCTGCGCCGCGCCGGGCTGGAGTCGCCGGATCTGACGATCGGCGGCTGGGCGATCCCGACCCTGCTGCAGCACGGCACTCAGCGCCAAATTGATCAGTTCGCGTGGCCGACGCTGCGCGGCGAGGTGATCTGGTGTCAGCTGTTCAGCGAGCCGGAGGCCGGTTCGGATCTGGCCGCGCTGCGCACCACCGCCAAGAAGGTCGACGGCGGCTGGGTATTGCGTGGGCAGAAGGTGTGGACGTCGTTGGGCGACCGGGCGAACTGGGCGATCTGCCTGGCTCGCACCGACCCCGACGTCCCGAAGCACCGCGGCATCAGCTACTTCCTCGTCGATATGCGCAGCGCGGGACTCGAGGTGCGTCCGCTGGTGCAGATCACCGGTGAGGCGCGCTTCAGCGAGGTCTTCCTCGACGATGTCTTCGTGCCCGACGACGGTGTGGTCGGCGCCCTGAACAACGGCTGGAAGATCGCCCGCTCGACCCTGTCGACCGAACGCGTCGCCATGGGCGGCAATGGCATCGGGCCGGTGCTCGAGGAGCTCATCGCCAAACTGCCCGCCACCGGGCCTGGTGCGGAGCTGTTGAACGATCGGCTCGGCGGCTTCGTCGCCGATGCGATCGCTGGACTATTGCTGGAACAGCGGGCTGCGGTCCGGATGTTGGCGGGTGGTGATCCGGGAGCGCAGAGTAGCGTACGCAAGCTGGTCGGCGTCCGGCATCGCCAGGCGGTTGCCGAATTCGCCGTGGAGACGGCAGGTCCAACCGGTGCGCAGGACTCGGCGGTGGTAAAAGAGTTCCTGCTCACGCGCTGTTTGTCGATTGCAGGGGGAACCGAGCAGATTCTGTTGACCGTGGCTGGTGAGCGAATCCTCGGACTGCCCCGCGACACGAACAGCTAA